A portion of the Lolium rigidum isolate FL_2022 chromosome 1, APGP_CSIRO_Lrig_0.1, whole genome shotgun sequence genome contains these proteins:
- the LOC124691867 gene encoding phosphatidylinositol 4-kinase gamma 4-like, which yields MSSAGVIALGPVPDELAFLPISFGHSGRCSSASQLQDHILIFLAVPGAPPMPMSVLGTDSIASVKLRIQRFKGFVVNKQRLVLDGHELARNNCPVRDYGLEDGNVLHLVIRLADLRVINIETASGKKFQFQVDQTRNVKYLKTKLADDEDLGCLEDDKLEYDGEVLEDHRLIADISNRDDAVLHLFIRKPAKLRTQQVEKDTLVTVDNPQEKENLQDESLVVNPAKPAGGKPAPVEPIVVNRKARLSPEVVKMIDSAIAGLENGHTPVMSAEGSGGVYFMQDSSGQKNVAVFKPIDEEPMAENNPRGLPLSTDGEGMKRGTRVGEGALREVAAYILDHQVVERESGRSVGFSGVPPTAIVRSLHRGKSFKVGSLQMFKENDGSCEDMGPRAFPVKEVHKIAVLDIRLANADRHAGNILVSKEEGATYKLIPIDHGYCLPEKFEDCTFEWLYWPQAREPFNDETTEYISSLDAEEDIKLLKFHGWELSSSCARVLRISTMLLKKGAARGLTPYDIGRILCRETVNRDSEIEDIIQEAEDAVLPGTSENLFLETVSEIIDRRLLGK from the exons ATGTCGTCGGCCGGCGTCATCGCGCTCGGGCCGGTGCCCGACGAGCTGGCCTTCCTGCCAATCAGCTTCGGCCACTCGGGCCGCTGCTCCTCCGCCTCGCAGCTGCAGGACCACATCCTCATCTTCCTGGCCGTCCCCGGcgcgccgccgatgccgatgagCGTGCTGGGCACCGACTCCATCGCCTCCGTCAAGCTGCGCATCCAGCGCTTCAAGGGCTTCGTCGTCAACAAGCAGCGCCTCGTGCTCGACGGCCACGAGCTGGCCCGCAACAACTGCCCCGTCAGGGACTACGGCCTCGAGGACGGCAACGTGCTGCACCTCGTCATCCGCCTCGCCGACCTCCGCGTCATCAACATCGAGACCGCCAGCGGCAAGAAGTTCCAGTTCCAGGTCGACCAGACCCGCAACGTCAAGTACCTCAAGACCaagctcgcggatgacgaggacCTCGGCTGCCTCGAGGACGACAAGCTCGAGTACGACGGCGAGGTGCTCGAGGACCACCGCTTGATCGCTGATATCAGCAACAGGGATGATGCTGTGCTTCATTTGTTCATCCGCAAGCCAGCAAAGCTACGGACACAACAGGTTGAGAAGGATACATTGGTTACGGTTGACAACCCTCAGGAGAAAGAGAACCTTCAAGATGAATCTCTTGTTGTGAACCCTGCGAAACCAGCTGGTGGCAAGCCTGCTCCTGTTGAACCGATCGTTGTGAACCGTAAGGCGAGGCTTTCGCCTGAAGTGGTGAAGATGATCGACTCGGCAATAGCTGGTCTTGAGAATGGGCACACGCCAGTTATGTCAGCGGAAGGTTCAGGGGGTGTTTACTTCATGCAAGATTCATCAGGCCAGAAGAATGTCGCGGTGTTCAAGCCCATTGACGAGGAACCAATGGCCGAGAACAACCCGAGGGGTCTCCCGCTGTCGACTGACGGGGAAGGCATGAAGAGGGGGACACGTGTTGGGGAAGGTGCGCTCAGGGAAGTTGCAGCTTATATTCTGGACCACCAGGTTGTTGAGCGTGAATCAGGTCGTAgcgttggcttctctggtgtgcctCCCACAGCAATTGTCCGAAGCTTACATAGGGGGAAGAGCTTCAAGGTTGGATCCCTGCAGATGTTCAAGGAGAACGATGGCAGCTGCGAGGATATGGGTCCCCGTGCTTTTCCAGTGAAGGAGGTTCACAAAATAGCAGTGTTAGATATTAGGCTAGCGAATGCTGATCGTCACGCAGGGAACATTCTAGTTTCCAAGGAAGAAGGTGCCACCTACAAGCTCATCCCAATTGATCATGGTTACTGTCTGCCAGAGAAG TTTGAGGATTGCACCTTTGAGTGGCTTTACTGGCCTCAAGCCCGTGAGCCGTTCAACGACGAGACTACCGAATATATTAGCTCTCTAGACGCTGAAGAGGACATCAAGCTTCTCAAGTTCCATGGGTGGGAGCTGTCTTCAAGCTGTGCCCGTGTCCTGCGCATCAGCACCATGCTGTTGAAGAAGGGGGCGGCACGTGGCCTCACGCCATATGACATAGGACGTATATTGTGCAGGGAAACTGTGAATAGGGACTCCGAGATCGAGGACATCATCCAGGAAGCAGAGGATGCTGTTCTTCCAGGGACAAGTGAGAACCTGTTCCTGGAAACCGTATCCGAGATCATAGACCGCCGCCTCCTTGGCAAGTAA